A stretch of Carya illinoinensis cultivar Pawnee chromosome 14, C.illinoinensisPawnee_v1, whole genome shotgun sequence DNA encodes these proteins:
- the LOC122293690 gene encoding uncharacterized protein LOC122293690, whose protein sequence is MDKSWMHIEDRLRSHEYAEGVNHFLSMAQSIAPSSDSIRCPCRDCRNNFFQPFTVVRDHLFLRGIDRSYTQWIFHGEDDPFHANRSDDPDDGDDTGEYIDDVDEMLYDIRVGSFVDDITGLNASGSDDDNAQSNVGTSIHHTFEQYVEDARHPLYPSCTTYSKLSFIVKLLHIKTIGGWNVKSFNMVLKLLKSTFPTALLPEDYNDARQLERGLGFSYTKIHVCPNDCMLFWKDDEDKDECRKCNASRWISMTSKHRVPQKVMRYFPLKPRLQRLYLSKKTAEAMRWHKEGRIDDSNCMRHPADSKVWKDFDRKYDWFAKDSRNVRLGLASDGFNPFNNMSKPYSIWPVILLPYNLPPWSCMKDPYFMLTCLIPGPKSPGNDIDVFLRPLVDELKELWEVGIETYDAFSSDVFRLHASLLWTINDFPAYANLSGWSTKGKLACPVCNVDTDSMWLAYGRKHCYMGHRRWLALDHPWRKKKRAFNGANEVRIQPANLSAQAIFESLSMVPNVQFGKSSRKRKRAPQELNWTKKSIFFDLPYWQELELRHNLDVMHIEKNICDSVLGTLLSIDGKSKDTANSRRDLEHLGLRKELHLRPDGDRCRMSLACYTLNQNERKSFCEWVSQVKFPDGFASNIARCVNIREGKISGMKSHDCHIFLQQLLPVVIGGYLRPDIRLALIELCTFFKELCARTLTYESLHRLQAEISIILCKLEMIFPPAFFDIMVHLAIHLPDEALLAGPVQYRWMYPFERYLGKFKRYVRNKARPEGSIAEAYVHVECLTFCSMYLNDIETRYQRVERNADLPEQSNEEFFSVFSQKVRPLGAANIHMLAEKLFARAHWYVLNNCGEIEHYLDEHYNMITRELTTNTARRHEAQFPGWFKKHIREKRAMDPTSVRDEIYALACGPDKWVASYAGCIMNGIRFQTKDRERHRRTQNSGLVVRAKRDSRWGPSNQPEHVYNMV, encoded by the exons ATGGATAAatcttggatgcatattgaagatcGATTGCGGTCCCATGAATATGCTGAAGGAGTTAATCATTTCTTATCAATGGCTCAATCCATTGCTCCTTCCAGTGACTCCATTAGGTGTCCCTGTCGGGACTGTCGTAATAACTTCTTCCAGCCATTTACTGTTGTGAGGGATCATCTATTTTTGAGAGGGATTGATAGAAGTTATACtcaatggatatttcatggagaagatgatccttTTCATGCCAACCGGTCAGACGATCCGGATGATGGAGATGATACTGGAGAGTACATTGATGACGTCGATGAGATGTTATATGACATTCGGGTGGGATCCTTCGTGGATGATATTACCGGTTTAAATGCAAGTGGCAGTGATGATGATAATGCACAGTCCAACGTTGGGACTTCTATACACCATACGTTTGAACAGTACGTCGAGGATGCACGACATCCACTATATCCTTCGTGTACAACCTACTCAAAGCTATCATTTATAGTGAAGTTGCTTCACATCAAGACAATTGGGGGTTGGAACGTGAAGTCATTTAACATGGTGCTAAAGCTATTGAAGTCTACATTCCCAACTGCTCTCTTGCCTGAAGACTATAATGATGCACGTCAGCTAGAGCGTGGGTTGGGATTTAGTTACACCAAAATCCATGTATGCCCAAATGACTGTATGTTGTTTTGGAAAGatgatgaagacaaagatgaatgCCGTAAATGCAACGCATCTAGGTGGATCTCAATGACGAGTAAACACCGGGTACCTCAGAAAGTGATGCGTTATTTTCCATTGAAGCCTAGGTTGCAACGCCTTTATCTATCGAAGAAGACAGCAGAAGCCATGCGATGGCATAAAGAGGGCCGTATCGATGATTCGAACTGTATGAGGCATCCAGCTGATTCCAAAGTTTGGAAAGATTTTGACAGGAAATATGATTGGTTTGCCAAAGATTCTCGTAATGTCCGTCTTGGACTGGCGAGTGATGGGTTCAACCCGTTCAATAACATGAGCAAGCCCTATAGTATATGGCCAGTAATACTTCTACCTTATAACTTGCCACCTTGGTCTTGCATGAAAGACCCATACTTTATGTTGACCTGCTTGATACCTGGTCCTAAATCACCAGGAAATGATATCGATGTCTTCCTGCGTCCTTTAGTTGATGAGTTGAAAGAATTATGGGAGGTTGGTATTGAGACATATGATGCATTCAGTTCTGATGTTTTTCGATTACATGCATCTTTACTTTGGACTATAAATGACTTTCCTGCATATGCCAAtctttctgggtggagcacGAAGGGGAAGTTGGCTTGTCCTGTGTGCAATGTTGATACCGATTCTATGTGGTTGGCGTATGGGcgtaaacattgttatatgggccaCCGTCGATGGTTGGCCTTGGACCAcccttggagaaagaaaaaacgtGCTTTCAATGGTGCCAACGAGGTTCGGATTCAACCAGCAAATCTTTCGGCCCAAGCTATATTTGAATCATTATCCATGGTCCCGAATGTGCAATTCGGGAAAAGTTCACGGAAGAGGAAACGGGCACCACAAGAATTAAACTGGACAAAGAAAAGCATCTTCTTCGATCTCCCATACTGGCAAGAATTAGAGTTGAGGCATAACCtagatgtaatgcatattgagaaaaacataTGTGATAGTGTGTTGGGCACCTTGCTGAGTATTGACGGAAAGAGTAAGGACACTGCGAATTCTCGCAGGGATTTGGAACATCTAGGACTGAGGAAGGAATTACACTTACGTCCGGATGGCGATCGTTGCCGAATGAGTCTTGCATGTTACACCCTAAaccaaaatgaaagaaaatcctTCTGTGAGTGGGTGTCACAAGTTAAATTCCCAGATGGCTTCGCCTCTAACATTGCCCGGTGTGTGAATATTCGTGAGGGAAAAATTTCaggaatgaaaagtcatgactgccaCATTTTCCTCCAACAGTTGCTTCCGGTCGTGATTGGTGGTTATCTGCGGCCGGACATTCGGCTAGCTTTGATCGAGCTATGtacatttttcaaagaattgtgtGCTCGAACATTGACTTATGAATCATTGCATCGACTTCAGGCAGAAATTTCTATCATACTATGTAAACTTGAGATGATCTTCCCACCTGCATTTTTTGATATAATGGTGCACCTCGCAATTCATTTACCGGACGAGGCATTGCTTGCTGGACCAgtgcaatataggtggatgtatccttttgagAGGTACCTAGGGAAGTTCAAACGTTACGTCCGGAACAAAGCCCGCCCAGAGGGCTCAATTGCCGAAGCATATGTTCATGTTGAGTGTTTGACGTTTTGCTCAATGTATCTCAATGACATTGAGACCAGATATCAACGGGTTGAAAGAAACGCAGACCTTCCAGAACAGAGtaatgaagaatttttttctgTATTCTCACAAAAGGTACGTCCGCTCGGGGCGGCCAACATTCACATGCTTGCCGAGAAATTATTTGCAAGAGCCCACTGGtatgtgctaaataattgtgGCGAGATCGAGCATTACCTCGA TGAGCATTATAACATGATTACAAGGGAACTCACAACCAACACTGCGCGCAGGCACGAGGCTCAATTTCCCGGGTGGTTCAAGAAACAT ATTCGAGAGAAGCGTGCAATGGATCCAACCAGTGTACGAGATGAAATATATGCACTTGCATGTGGTCCCGACAAGTGGGTTGCGTCATACGCTGGTTGCATAATGAATGGAATTAGGTTTCAAACAAAGGATCGAGAGAGGCACCGGCGAACGCAAAATAGTGGTTTGGTTGTTCGAg CGAAGAGGGATTCGCGTTGGGGACCATCTAACCAGCCTGAACACGTCTACaacatggtataa